The following proteins are co-located in the Phycisphaerae bacterium genome:
- a CDS encoding MBL fold metallo-hydrolase: MTPKRVVMLGTGTSHGIPMIACHCPVCSSPDRRDRRTRSSILVEVGGRSILIDTTPELRLQCLANSVRRVDAVLYTHHHADHVIGLDDLRRFNALQNGSLTCYGNEHTLSVLRRMFPYAFHHNPDYPSAKPQLDQQVIEGPFEVLGVPVTPVLLLHGQLPVLGFRFGRFAYCTDVSCIPNDSRVMLDGLDVLVLDGLRRRPHPTHFNLEQAIEAARLIGARQTWFTHIAHELMHESTNADLPRGMALAHDEQVIQFTG; encoded by the coding sequence ATGACACCTAAGCGCGTTGTCATGCTGGGTACCGGGACGTCGCACGGCATCCCCATGATCGCCTGCCATTGCCCGGTCTGCAGTTCGCCCGACCGGCGCGACCGGCGCACCCGTTCGAGTATCCTGGTCGAAGTCGGCGGCCGATCGATCCTCATCGACACAACGCCCGAGCTTCGCCTGCAATGTCTGGCGAACAGCGTGCGGCGGGTGGATGCGGTGCTCTACACGCATCATCACGCCGACCACGTGATCGGTCTTGACGACCTCCGCAGGTTCAATGCCCTGCAGAACGGCTCATTGACCTGCTACGGCAACGAGCACACGCTGAGCGTGCTCCGGCGGATGTTCCCTTACGCCTTTCACCACAATCCTGACTATCCGAGCGCAAAGCCGCAACTCGACCAGCAGGTCATTGAAGGGCCGTTCGAGGTGCTTGGCGTGCCGGTGACACCGGTGCTGCTCCTGCACGGACAGTTGCCCGTCCTCGGCTTTCGGTTCGGCCGGTTCGCCTACTGCACGGACGTGAGCTGTATTCCGAACGACTCGCGGGTGATGTTGGATGGTCTCGACGTCCTCGTGCTCGACGGCCTGCGCCGACGTCCCCATCCAACGCACTTCAATCTCGAGCAGGCGATCGAGGCCGCTCGGCTGATCGGGGCCAGGCAGACCTGGTTCACCCATATTGCCCACGAACTCATGCACGAGTCGACCAATGCGGATCTGCCGCGGGGCATGGCTCTGGCTCACGACGAGCAAGTGATTCAGTTCACGGGCTAG
- the holA gene encoding DNA polymerase III subunit delta — translation MPVRSSSPPKPSCPVCAVCGPEPFLKRQAIADLANRILGNADRALALTEYDGSCALLADVLDDLRTLPFLSDRRLVVVRDADDFITRYRAELEEYAAQPSATGSLLLECKSLPANTRLYKRIVAVGEVVKCEEMKVWQVRQWLPERCREIHGKQLDPRAAALLLDQIGPELGLLDNELEKLAVYTGERKVINHVDVEALSGRSREEEIWDLLSSISSGHQARAITLWEQVWQTDKAAPHRAIGGLAYGVRRLLNAKRAQEAGASMEDLRKAMMIWKDDQRLRAELAAFTTEQIELMLCRLLEADVAAKSGGASVQSSIEALIVEMCGRRGSRRATG, via the coding sequence ATGCCTGTCCGATCATCCAGTCCACCCAAGCCCTCGTGCCCCGTCTGTGCGGTTTGTGGTCCCGAGCCATTTCTCAAGCGGCAGGCGATCGCGGATCTGGCCAACAGGATTCTCGGCAATGCCGACCGGGCCCTGGCCCTGACCGAGTATGACGGCAGCTGTGCGTTGTTGGCCGATGTGCTCGACGATCTGAGGACGCTGCCGTTCCTGAGCGACCGGCGACTGGTCGTGGTCCGCGACGCCGATGATTTCATCACCCGTTACCGGGCCGAGCTGGAGGAATACGCCGCCCAGCCGAGCGCGACGGGTTCGCTTCTGCTCGAGTGCAAGTCTTTGCCAGCAAATACCCGTTTATACAAGCGGATTGTGGCCGTCGGCGAGGTCGTGAAGTGCGAGGAGATGAAGGTCTGGCAGGTTCGCCAGTGGTTGCCCGAGCGTTGTCGCGAGATCCACGGCAAGCAACTTGACCCGCGGGCGGCGGCTCTGCTGCTCGATCAGATTGGTCCGGAGCTTGGGCTGCTGGACAACGAACTCGAGAAACTGGCGGTGTACACTGGCGAGCGCAAAGTCATCAACCACGTCGATGTCGAGGCCCTCTCCGGTCGTTCGCGGGAGGAGGAGATCTGGGATCTTCTCTCCTCGATCTCCTCGGGCCACCAGGCCCGGGCCATCACGCTGTGGGAGCAGGTGTGGCAAACGGACAAGGCGGCGCCTCATCGCGCGATTGGCGGGCTGGCCTATGGTGTCCGTCGGCTGCTCAATGCCAAGCGGGCCCAGGAAGCCGGCGCGTCCATGGAGGATCTGCGCAAGGCCATGATGATCTGGAAGGACGACCAGCGGCTGCGGGCTGAACTGGCTGCATTCACCACCGAGCAGATCGAGTTGATGCTCTGTCGTCTTCTGGAGGCCGATGTCGCGGCGAAGAGCGGAGGGGCGAGCGTGCAGTCGTCAATTGAGGCCTTGATCGTCGAAATGTGCGGCCGACGAGGCTCACGCCGAGCGACGGGCTAG
- a CDS encoding ThuA domain-containing protein, giving the protein MHLHCYPVSLVTLAMLLAATGCAPPPPPRFRVLMVTDSARERARPEPWPWQEWRHLKTPARTQLLNTSAFRLADQLMDRGDMVIDVTAHPENFKPDKIDGYNAVLLDLRPGPSPWPSGPRVLTRAVHHGAGLVALGGSSAAFGNDPDWHALIGATTSPPGQAGPALLAVLDPRHPATFNLGTFWEVAEPRCVAAALTPDARLLIRTATALPGRQSFEPVAWTRQVGQGRVFVLTFGHEPVVRDRQDFVTVTHNAIRWTGRLVEERLNQLTLGERKAGFTLLFDGDRPRNAGHGWSLGSGEFVGRLHETSEESRLVGFTSASPSELRFEFMPVKGRVSLHLGHRTRATTTPVVSLPLNDGLPAEAAKTLWPDGWHVAQVRVSDKTTRLWIDGLPAGRLPVGSKDLAGPASLSWSLCDGPGSELRLRNVRCREAMESRPETMNARSSPSVGSCHQEGFSRNNHEDSDHTAETAATPRLVTGD; this is encoded by the coding sequence ATGCATCTTCACTGCTATCCAGTGTCTCTCGTCACCTTGGCCATGCTCTTGGCGGCCACGGGCTGTGCGCCCCCGCCGCCACCCCGTTTCCGCGTACTCATGGTGACCGACAGCGCTCGCGAGAGGGCCCGCCCGGAACCCTGGCCTTGGCAGGAATGGCGCCACCTCAAGACGCCCGCCCGGACGCAACTCCTGAACACCTCGGCATTCCGACTGGCCGACCAGCTGATGGACCGTGGCGACATGGTCATCGACGTCACCGCACACCCAGAGAACTTCAAGCCCGATAAGATCGACGGCTACAATGCCGTACTCCTCGACCTCCGACCAGGACCCTCCCCGTGGCCCAGCGGTCCGCGAGTCTTGACCCGCGCCGTGCACCACGGGGCTGGCCTCGTCGCCCTGGGCGGCTCATCCGCCGCTTTCGGAAACGACCCCGACTGGCACGCGCTCATCGGAGCGACCACCAGCCCGCCCGGTCAGGCCGGACCGGCTCTGCTGGCTGTGCTCGACCCCAGGCACCCGGCAACCTTCAATCTCGGCACCTTCTGGGAAGTGGCGGAACCACGCTGTGTCGCGGCCGCCCTGACGCCCGACGCCCGGCTCCTGATCCGTACCGCGACGGCATTGCCCGGCCGGCAATCCTTCGAACCTGTGGCTTGGACGCGACAGGTCGGCCAAGGACGAGTGTTCGTGCTCACCTTCGGCCATGAACCCGTAGTCCGCGACCGCCAGGATTTCGTGACCGTGACTCACAATGCGATTCGATGGACGGGACGACTGGTCGAGGAACGACTCAATCAGTTGACTCTCGGTGAGCGCAAAGCAGGTTTCACCCTGCTATTCGATGGTGACCGTCCGAGGAATGCCGGTCACGGCTGGTCGCTGGGCAGCGGCGAGTTCGTGGGCCGGCTCCATGAAACCAGCGAAGAATCACGCCTGGTAGGCTTCACCTCGGCCAGCCCTTCCGAACTGCGGTTCGAATTCATGCCGGTCAAGGGGCGGGTATCGCTCCACCTCGGCCATCGCACTCGAGCGACGACCACCCCCGTCGTCAGCCTGCCCCTCAACGACGGCTTGCCGGCCGAGGCGGCCAAGACGCTGTGGCCCGACGGCTGGCACGTGGCCCAGGTACGCGTCAGTGACAAGACGACGCGCCTGTGGATTGATGGGCTGCCTGCTGGCCGGCTTCCCGTCGGCTCGAAGGACCTTGCCGGACCGGCATCCCTCAGCTGGTCGCTCTGCGATGGCCCGGGATCGGAATTGCGCCTTCGCAATGTCAGGTGCCGGGAGGCGATGGAGTCCCGCCCAGAGACGATGAACGCCAGAAGCTCCCCCTCGGTGGGCTCCTGTCATCAGGAAGGTTTCTCCAGAAACAACCACGAGGACAGTGACCACACGGCAGAAACCGCGGCCACCCCTCGGCTGGTGACGGGTGATTGA
- a CDS encoding tetratricopeptide repeat protein has translation MFLFTAAASAVGTHAQSQTLVQEEVAASQPAGAACAPAAPVLIRSQTVDLDYRANGAGPATEVELWYTRDRALTWQRYGTDHDRQSPLEFTAPAEGLYGFFLILKQGERASAEPPLPGQVPQRWAFVDYTPPLVQWIGVEPNDDFANRRSLQLRWTAHDNHLANRPVSLDYQCSVDQQWQVIERDLPNNGRYDWTVPATATAQIALRLTVRDRGGHVVERLLGPMPVSKWQSLPGTQPAVASVGTQPGGPTSRPALPVGFLDDKKLVTGAGVGSVEKRRAEALYKQGSWHLVRGQYALATERFREALEADPAMVVAMNDLAGIYYLQKDYGKAIELYDGALKVERRDPQALRGAALAYVAMRQYPKSRDMLRQLVSANRGDAEALLDLGDVMFMMGDRDEARQHWNRAATADAKAVEIIRKAKQRLQLYGSASSTERPAVASKER, from the coding sequence GTGTTCCTCTTCACCGCTGCGGCATCGGCAGTCGGGACGCACGCACAATCACAAACCCTTGTCCAGGAAGAAGTTGCAGCGAGTCAGCCGGCGGGGGCGGCCTGTGCCCCGGCAGCCCCGGTCCTGATCCGATCCCAGACGGTCGATCTGGACTATCGTGCCAACGGCGCCGGGCCGGCGACGGAGGTCGAGCTCTGGTACACGCGCGATCGAGCCCTGACTTGGCAGCGGTACGGTACGGATCACGATCGGCAGAGTCCTCTTGAGTTCACCGCTCCGGCCGAGGGTCTGTACGGCTTCTTCCTGATCCTCAAGCAAGGTGAGCGGGCATCTGCGGAGCCCCCGCTGCCCGGTCAGGTTCCCCAACGGTGGGCGTTTGTTGACTACACACCGCCTCTGGTCCAGTGGATTGGCGTGGAGCCGAACGATGACTTCGCCAACCGGCGAAGCCTGCAGCTCCGGTGGACCGCCCACGACAACCATCTCGCCAACCGTCCCGTTTCGCTCGATTATCAGTGCTCTGTGGATCAGCAATGGCAGGTTATCGAGCGCGATCTGCCCAACAACGGGCGTTATGATTGGACCGTGCCCGCCACCGCGACCGCGCAGATCGCCTTGCGGTTGACGGTTCGCGATCGGGGGGGGCACGTGGTCGAGAGGCTGCTCGGTCCCATGCCGGTGTCGAAGTGGCAGTCCCTTCCAGGCACGCAGCCCGCAGTCGCGTCGGTCGGTACCCAGCCTGGTGGTCCGACAAGCCGCCCGGCCCTGCCTGTCGGATTCCTTGACGACAAGAAGCTCGTGACCGGTGCGGGTGTGGGCTCGGTGGAGAAGCGGCGGGCCGAGGCGCTCTACAAGCAAGGCAGCTGGCACTTGGTTCGTGGGCAGTATGCCCTGGCCACCGAGCGGTTTCGCGAGGCCCTGGAGGCCGACCCCGCCATGGTGGTGGCCATGAACGACCTGGCCGGCATTTACTACCTGCAGAAGGACTACGGCAAGGCGATCGAGCTGTACGACGGGGCCTTGAAGGTCGAGCGGCGTGATCCTCAGGCGCTCCGCGGGGCGGCACTGGCCTATGTGGCCATGCGACAGTATCCTAAGTCGCGGGACATGCTGAGGCAGTTAGTGTCCGCTAACCGTGGCGACGCCGAGGCGTTGCTGGATTTGGGGGACGTGATGTTCATGATGGGCGATCGCGACGAAGCCCGGCAGCACTGGAATCGGGCGGCCACGGCGGATGCCAAGGCGGTTGAGATCATCCGTAAAGCCAAGCAGAGACTGCAGTTGTACGGATCCGCCTCGTCGACGGAGCGGCCGGCGGTGGCCTCGAAGGAGCGATAG